The following proteins come from a genomic window of Citrobacter europaeus:
- a CDS encoding CoA transferase subunit A, with amino-acid sequence MAGLDKRVATYQEALEGLTDNMTLLAGGFGLCGIPENLIAEVRRREVQGLTVVSNNCGVDGFGLGVLLETRQVRKVVASYVGENALFEQQVLNGELEAILTPQGTLAEQLRAGGAGIPAFYTATGYGTPVAQGKEVREFAGRPYILEQAITGDFALVKGWKADWYGNVIYRHTAQNFNPLMAAAGRITVVEVEEIVPPGELDPAAIHTPGIFVNRLIQGQFEKRIEQRTLRQKGA; translated from the coding sequence ATGGCTGGACTGGATAAACGGGTTGCCACTTATCAAGAGGCGCTGGAAGGACTAACCGATAACATGACGTTGCTGGCTGGCGGTTTTGGCTTATGTGGGATCCCTGAGAACCTGATTGCCGAAGTACGTCGTCGGGAGGTTCAAGGGCTTACGGTTGTGTCAAACAACTGCGGCGTGGATGGTTTTGGCCTTGGTGTACTGCTGGAAACGCGCCAGGTACGCAAGGTTGTCGCATCTTATGTGGGTGAAAACGCCCTCTTTGAGCAACAGGTACTTAATGGTGAACTGGAAGCTATCCTGACGCCGCAGGGCACGCTGGCAGAGCAACTGCGTGCGGGCGGTGCGGGGATCCCGGCATTCTATACCGCAACCGGATACGGGACCCCGGTTGCGCAAGGCAAAGAAGTTCGCGAGTTTGCCGGACGCCCTTACATCTTAGAACAGGCGATAACCGGTGATTTTGCGTTGGTTAAAGGCTGGAAAGCTGACTGGTACGGCAACGTTATTTATCGCCACACCGCGCAGAATTTTAATCCGCTGATGGCCGCCGCCGGGCGTATTACCGTTGTGGAAGTCGAAGAAATTGTCCCTCCCGGAGAGCTGGATCCCGCCGCAATTCACACCCCAGGAATTTTCGTTAACCGCCTGATTCAAGGGCAGTTTGAAAAACGTATTGAACAACGCACCCTGCGCCAGAAAGGAGCCTGA
- a CDS encoding MurR/RpiR family transcriptional regulator, producing MTAKPELFTRIEQTFSQLTPSEKRVAGWLLAHAVQIPFETADGIAKATGTSGITVGRYLRKLGFRNLEDAKASLRELPVVPYQPWGMNERLDSWHQQQSLPDRAQQSLLLEIDAITHVYQLAQSETFLRIAQQLAHAEAVYILGIQSTRGIANAFFSHLEYLRPKVSYSEGLSGSWVESLNSGFTQPYVVITDMRAYSAISRQYCRVATERCIPLALITDVWCPWARDYSIDLLQVKTDTGHFWDSLAPVSCLFNLLLSAVVAQLGDSLAGRLQTNRQLQQQFGQFEQ from the coding sequence ATGACAGCGAAACCTGAGTTGTTTACCCGCATAGAGCAGACCTTTAGCCAGCTGACGCCCAGCGAAAAGCGCGTGGCCGGGTGGCTGTTAGCCCATGCTGTACAGATCCCTTTTGAAACCGCGGATGGTATCGCTAAAGCAACCGGAACCAGCGGTATTACCGTTGGACGCTATCTGCGTAAACTGGGGTTTCGCAATCTGGAAGATGCAAAAGCCAGTCTGCGAGAGCTACCCGTTGTCCCGTATCAGCCCTGGGGAATGAACGAGCGACTAGACTCCTGGCACCAACAGCAAAGCCTGCCGGATCGCGCGCAGCAGTCGCTGTTACTGGAAATCGACGCCATTACCCACGTCTATCAACTTGCACAAAGCGAAACGTTTTTACGCATTGCGCAGCAGCTGGCGCATGCGGAAGCCGTGTATATTCTCGGGATCCAGTCCACCCGTGGGATCGCCAACGCCTTTTTTAGTCACCTGGAATACCTGCGACCTAAAGTTAGCTACTCCGAAGGGCTTTCCGGCAGTTGGGTGGAGTCGCTGAATTCGGGATTCACCCAGCCTTACGTGGTGATCACCGATATGCGCGCCTATTCCGCTATCTCGCGACAATATTGCCGCGTCGCCACGGAACGTTGCATTCCGCTGGCGCTAATCACCGATGTGTGGTGTCCATGGGCCAGAGACTATTCTATTGATTTACTTCAGGTAAAAACCGACACCGGACATTTCTGGGACTCACTGGCGCCGGTGAGTTGTTTGTTCAATTTATTACTCTCTGCGGTGGTGGCCCAACTGGGTGACTCCCTCGCAGGACGCCTGCAAACCAATCGCCAGTTACAACAACAATTTGGTCAATTCGAACAATGA
- the ddpX gene encoding D-alanyl-D-alanine dipeptidase: protein MSETPELVDLSVIFPSLHIDLKYATADNITGAPIYREARCLLHAEAVTALAKSISIAQLAGLSLVVYDAYRPQQAQAVLWNACPDPQYVVDVAIGSNHSRGTAIDVTLMDDRGVLLDMGAGFDEMHDRSHAWHPSVPPAAQRNRLLLNAIMFGGGFVGINSEWWHFELPDAARYPLLDDQIACFPASPITTQHPL, encoded by the coding sequence ATGTCAGAAACCCCAGAACTGGTCGATCTGTCGGTGATATTTCCGTCGCTGCATATCGATCTTAAATACGCCACTGCCGACAACATTACCGGTGCACCTATCTATCGGGAAGCGCGCTGCCTGTTGCACGCCGAGGCGGTAACCGCGCTGGCTAAAAGCATTAGTATTGCGCAACTGGCGGGATTGTCGCTGGTGGTGTACGACGCGTATCGCCCTCAGCAGGCGCAGGCGGTACTGTGGAATGCCTGTCCTGATCCCCAGTACGTTGTTGATGTGGCGATAGGATCCAATCACAGTCGCGGAACGGCCATTGACGTTACGTTAATGGACGATCGTGGCGTTCTACTCGATATGGGGGCCGGTTTTGATGAAATGCACGACCGTTCCCATGCCTGGCACCCTTCTGTTCCTCCGGCTGCGCAGCGCAATCGGCTGCTGCTCAATGCCATTATGTTCGGGGGCGGTTTTGTCGGTATCAACAGCGAGTGGTGGCATTTTGAATTACCTGATGCCGCTCGTTATCCGCTGCTTGACGACCAGATAGCCTGTTTCCCTGCTTCACCCATAACAACACAACATCCCCTTTAA
- a CDS encoding ABC transporter ATP-binding protein, whose translation MSDFLLALQDVHVNFPARKNWLGKVTERVHALNGLDLQIRQGETLGIVGESGCGKSTLAQLLMGMLKPSQGNYACRGDTQHNGMQMVFQDPLSSLDPRLPVWRIMTEPVWIQKRSPERERRMLAEDLARQVGIRPEYLDRLPHAFSGGQRQRIAIARALSSEPNVIVLDEPTSALDISVQAQILNLLVSLQARRNLTYVLISHNVSVVRHMSDRVAVMYLGQIVELGDAQQVLTQPAHPYTRLLLDSVPKTGAPLAEDLVLRKTELPGNRTLPQGCFFRDRCPLATRGCEQKQPLLKSDTGCEVRCWRALA comes from the coding sequence ATGTCTGATTTTTTACTGGCGCTGCAGGATGTTCATGTCAACTTCCCTGCGCGTAAAAACTGGCTCGGCAAAGTAACGGAACGGGTGCATGCGCTCAACGGCCTGGATTTACAGATCCGTCAGGGAGAAACGCTGGGGATTGTCGGTGAGTCCGGCTGCGGAAAAAGTACACTGGCGCAACTGCTGATGGGGATGCTGAAACCCAGTCAGGGTAACTATGCTTGCCGGGGGGACACGCAGCACAACGGTATGCAGATGGTCTTTCAGGATCCCCTTTCATCGCTGGATCCGCGCTTACCGGTGTGGCGGATAATGACCGAGCCGGTGTGGATCCAAAAGCGGAGTCCGGAGCGTGAGCGACGCATGCTTGCCGAGGATTTGGCGCGCCAGGTGGGGATTCGCCCGGAATACCTCGATCGCCTGCCGCATGCGTTTTCTGGCGGACAGCGTCAGCGTATTGCCATCGCCCGGGCGCTATCATCAGAGCCCAATGTGATTGTTCTCGATGAACCTACCTCGGCGCTGGATATCTCCGTGCAGGCGCAAATTCTCAACCTGCTGGTGTCATTGCAGGCGCGCAGGAATCTGACTTACGTGCTGATATCGCACAACGTGTCGGTGGTCCGCCATATGAGCGACCGGGTGGCGGTAATGTACCTCGGGCAAATTGTCGAGCTCGGCGATGCGCAGCAGGTACTCACTCAGCCCGCTCATCCCTACACGCGATTATTACTGGACTCGGTCCCCAAAACGGGCGCACCGCTGGCGGAAGATTTGGTGTTGCGCAAAACCGAACTCCCGGGGAACCGTACGCTGCCTCAGGGCTGCTTTTTCCGTGACAGATGTCCGCTGGCAACCCGCGGTTGTGAGCAGAAACAGCCATTGCTGAAAAGTGACACCGGATGTGAGGTTCGCTGCTGGCGGGCGTTGGCATAA
- a CDS encoding LysR family transcriptional regulator gives MGMSIKQLRAFLAVAHTLNFAHASERLNMSQPALSLAIKGLEDSLGGALLLRTTRKVTLTQEGETLLNMGRQLLADWENTEEAMRQRFTLQRGKISIAAMPSFAANVLPSVLKTFRDSYSGINVTVHDVINEHVIEMVSEGRVEMGIAFEPDYSGHLHFTPLGVDRFIAIVPPTCRLAGRDRIAWRELLTLDFITLQRPSAVRLMLEEQLVQSGHTLEVALESHQLVTIGRLVANGLGGSAVPALCRTQMTELGATCIDLDTPVIQRRIGVLRSAHHKLSTASEVLVDSLKKAYCA, from the coding sequence ATGGGAATGAGCATCAAACAGTTACGCGCGTTTTTAGCGGTAGCTCACACTCTGAATTTTGCTCATGCCAGTGAACGACTGAATATGTCGCAACCCGCACTAAGTCTGGCGATTAAAGGACTGGAGGATTCGCTGGGCGGGGCGTTACTGTTGAGAACCACACGCAAAGTGACCCTGACGCAAGAGGGCGAAACGCTGCTGAACATGGGGCGACAACTGCTGGCGGACTGGGAAAATACGGAAGAGGCAATGCGCCAGCGATTCACGCTACAGCGCGGGAAAATCTCTATTGCCGCCATGCCCTCATTCGCTGCTAACGTCCTGCCATCGGTACTAAAAACGTTTCGGGACTCCTACTCCGGTATCAACGTAACGGTTCACGATGTGATTAACGAACACGTAATTGAAATGGTCAGTGAAGGGCGGGTAGAGATGGGGATTGCCTTTGAGCCGGACTATTCAGGTCATCTGCATTTCACGCCGCTCGGTGTGGATCGTTTTATCGCCATTGTGCCGCCAACGTGCCGGCTGGCGGGCAGGGATCGTATTGCGTGGCGCGAACTGTTAACGCTGGATTTCATCACACTGCAACGTCCTTCTGCCGTGCGCCTGATGCTGGAAGAACAACTGGTGCAAAGTGGACATACGCTGGAGGTGGCGCTGGAGAGCCATCAACTGGTGACCATTGGCCGGCTGGTAGCCAACGGACTGGGCGGCAGTGCCGTACCCGCCCTGTGCCGTACGCAAATGACCGAGCTGGGCGCTACCTGTATCGATCTGGATACGCCGGTGATCCAGCGGCGGATCGGCGTTTTGCGTTCGGCGCATCATAAGTTGTCCACCGCCTCAGAAGTGTTGGTGGATTCACTGAAAAAGGCCTATTGCGCCTGA
- a CDS encoding ABC transporter substrate-binding protein: MKTTPALNAFFRPALIAVALAFALPAAQAAVPKDMLVIGKAADPQTLDPAVTIDNNDWTVTYPSYQRLVQYKTDGGKGSTEVEGDLASGWKASDDQKEWTFTLKNDAKFADGTPVTADAVKQSFERLLKIGQGPAEAFPKDLKVEAIDNTTVKFTLSQPFAPFLYTLANDGASIINPAILKEHAADDARGFLAQNTAGSGPFMLKSWQKGQQLVLVPNPHYAGTKPTFKRVSVKIIGESASRRLQLSRGDIDIADALPVDQLAALKQEGKVNVADYPSLRVTYLYLNNSKAPLNQVDLRRAISWATDYKGMVNGILSGNGKQMRGPIPEGMWGFDDKAMQYSFDEAKAKAALDNVATKPESLGFLYSDNDPNWEPIALATQASLGKLGIKVKLEKLANATMRDRVGKGDYDIAIGNWSPDFADPYMFMNYWFESDKKGLPGNRSFYENAEVDKLLRSALATTDQVARTNDYQQAQTIVIDEAAYIYLFQKNYQLAMNKDVKGFVFNPMLEQVFNISTMSK; encoded by the coding sequence ATGAAGACTACACCTGCGTTAAACGCGTTTTTTCGCCCCGCTCTGATAGCCGTTGCGTTGGCGTTTGCCCTACCCGCCGCGCAGGCCGCCGTGCCTAAAGACATGCTGGTGATTGGTAAAGCCGCCGATCCTCAGACGCTCGATCCCGCCGTGACCATCGATAACAACGACTGGACGGTCACCTATCCCTCTTATCAGCGGTTGGTTCAGTACAAAACCGATGGTGGCAAAGGTTCCACGGAAGTTGAAGGCGATTTAGCCAGTGGCTGGAAAGCCTCGGACGACCAGAAAGAGTGGACGTTTACTCTGAAAAACGATGCCAAATTCGCCGACGGAACGCCGGTGACGGCTGATGCGGTAAAGCAATCCTTCGAACGTTTGCTCAAAATTGGTCAGGGTCCCGCAGAAGCGTTCCCGAAAGACCTGAAGGTTGAGGCGATCGATAACACCACGGTGAAATTTACCCTGAGCCAGCCGTTTGCTCCGTTTCTGTATACGCTGGCAAATGACGGGGCTTCAATTATTAACCCGGCTATCTTAAAAGAGCATGCCGCAGACGATGCCCGCGGATTCCTCGCGCAGAACACGGCGGGTTCCGGGCCATTCATGCTTAAAAGCTGGCAAAAAGGACAACAGCTGGTGCTGGTGCCTAACCCGCATTATGCCGGCACTAAACCGACGTTTAAGCGGGTTTCGGTAAAAATCATCGGTGAAAGCGCCTCCCGCCGCCTGCAATTGTCGCGTGGCGATATCGACATTGCCGATGCGCTTCCTGTTGACCAACTGGCTGCCTTAAAACAAGAAGGCAAAGTGAACGTAGCGGATTACCCCTCATTGCGCGTGACCTATCTGTATCTCAACAACAGTAAGGCCCCGCTCAATCAGGTGGATTTACGCCGCGCCATCTCGTGGGCCACCGATTATAAAGGCATGGTCAACGGGATCCTGAGCGGCAATGGGAAGCAAATGCGTGGCCCGATCCCTGAAGGCATGTGGGGTTTTGACGACAAGGCCATGCAGTACAGCTTCGATGAAGCCAAAGCGAAAGCGGCCCTGGACAACGTTGCCACCAAACCTGAAAGCCTGGGCTTCCTGTACTCTGATAATGACCCTAACTGGGAACCTATCGCGCTCGCGACCCAGGCAAGCCTTGGCAAACTGGGCATTAAGGTGAAGCTGGAAAAACTGGCGAACGCCACTATGCGTGACCGCGTGGGTAAAGGCGATTACGACATTGCCATTGGCAACTGGAGCCCGGACTTCGCCGACCCGTACATGTTTATGAACTACTGGTTTGAGTCAGACAAGAAAGGCTTGCCGGGTAACCGTTCGTTCTATGAAAACGCTGAGGTCGATAAACTCCTGCGTAGCGCGCTGGCCACGACCGATCAGGTTGCCAGAACCAATGACTACCAGCAGGCGCAAACCATCGTGATTGATGAAGCAGCCTACATCTATCTATTCCAGAAAAACTATCAGCTGGCGATGAACAAAGACGTCAAAGGATTTGTATTCAATCCGATGCTGGAACAGGTCTTCAATATCTCCACCATGAGTAAATAA
- a CDS encoding acetyl-CoA C-acetyltransferase, producing the protein MQDVVIVAATRTPIGSFHGALAPLSAVELGSVVIRSLLEKTAVTPEQIDEVILGQVLTAGCGQNPARQTALRAGLPVTTPALTINLVCGSGLKAVHQAVQAIRCGDAQIVIAGGQESMSNAPYFLDGARAGLRLGHASMKDSVVHDGLWDAFNDYHMGITAENLADKFAISREQQDAFALRSQQKAAAAIEGGRFSAEITPVSVPQGKKPPRVVDHDEQPRPDTQADKLAQLKPAFRPGNGTVTAGNASSINDGAAAVMLMSAAKAAELNLPVMGRVAGYAVSGVDPAIMGIGPVEASLQCLKRAGWTLNDVDLIEANEAFAAQALAVGESLNWDGNRVNVNGGAIALGHPIGASGCRILVTLLHEMSRSNAVKGLATLCVGGGQGVALAVERSQEASHAK; encoded by the coding sequence ATGCAGGATGTTGTTATTGTCGCGGCAACGCGCACCCCGATTGGCAGTTTTCATGGCGCACTGGCGCCGCTTTCGGCGGTTGAACTGGGTTCGGTGGTGATCCGTTCGTTGCTGGAAAAAACAGCCGTAACCCCTGAGCAAATTGATGAAGTGATTTTAGGTCAGGTCCTGACGGCGGGCTGCGGCCAGAATCCGGCCAGACAAACGGCATTACGCGCAGGCCTGCCGGTAACTACGCCGGCGTTAACCATTAATCTGGTGTGCGGCTCGGGCCTTAAAGCGGTGCATCAGGCGGTACAGGCTATTCGCTGCGGCGATGCGCAAATCGTGATTGCCGGTGGGCAAGAGAGCATGAGCAATGCGCCCTATTTTCTCGATGGCGCTCGGGCGGGCCTGCGACTGGGTCATGCCAGCATGAAAGACAGCGTGGTGCATGACGGTCTGTGGGATGCGTTCAACGACTATCACATGGGTATTACCGCCGAAAATCTGGCGGATAAGTTTGCCATTAGTCGTGAGCAGCAGGACGCTTTTGCCCTTCGCTCCCAGCAAAAAGCCGCCGCCGCCATTGAAGGTGGTCGTTTTAGCGCGGAAATCACGCCGGTCAGCGTCCCACAGGGCAAAAAACCGCCGCGTGTAGTGGATCATGACGAACAGCCACGTCCGGATACTCAGGCCGATAAACTGGCGCAGCTCAAGCCAGCATTTCGCCCAGGTAACGGCACGGTGACCGCCGGGAATGCCTCGTCAATCAATGATGGCGCCGCCGCGGTAATGTTGATGAGCGCCGCCAAAGCGGCAGAACTCAACCTGCCGGTTATGGGCCGGGTGGCGGGCTACGCCGTCTCCGGCGTCGACCCTGCGATTATGGGCATTGGGCCAGTAGAAGCGTCACTCCAGTGCCTGAAGCGAGCGGGCTGGACGTTAAATGATGTCGATCTCATTGAAGCCAACGAAGCCTTTGCCGCACAAGCGCTGGCGGTTGGCGAATCCCTGAACTGGGACGGTAATCGGGTGAACGTGAACGGCGGAGCGATTGCGCTGGGCCATCCCATTGGTGCCTCAGGTTGTCGAATTCTGGTGACACTGCTGCATGAAATGTCCCGCAGCAATGCCGTCAAAGGGCTGGCTACGCTGTGCGTAGGCGGCGGTCAGGGCGTAGCACTGGCGGTGGAACGTTCGCAGGAGGCATCTCATGCAAAGTAA
- a CDS encoding CoA transferase subunit B, translating to MLTREQMAMRVARELRDGYYVNLGIGIPTLVANYIPDGMDVMLQSENGLLGMGPFPTEDEIDADMINAGKQTVTARKGAAIFDSAQSFAMIRGGHVDLTVLGAFEVDVNGNIASWMIPGKMVKGMGGAMDLVAGADNIIVVMTHASKSGESKLLPACTLPLTGVACIKRVLTDLALLEIADGAFILRERAPGISVDEIVARTAGKLIVPENVPEMHFS from the coding sequence ATGTTAACGCGTGAACAAATGGCGATGCGTGTTGCCCGCGAACTGCGCGACGGTTATTACGTCAACCTTGGGATTGGTATCCCCACTCTGGTGGCGAACTATATTCCCGATGGCATGGACGTAATGCTGCAATCGGAAAATGGTTTGCTGGGTATGGGCCCGTTTCCTACGGAAGATGAAATTGATGCTGACATGATCAACGCCGGGAAACAGACCGTGACGGCGCGCAAAGGTGCGGCGATCTTCGATTCGGCGCAATCTTTCGCCATGATCCGCGGCGGCCACGTTGATCTTACGGTGCTTGGCGCATTTGAAGTGGATGTTAACGGCAATATCGCCTCATGGATGATCCCCGGAAAAATGGTGAAAGGCATGGGCGGCGCGATGGACCTGGTTGCCGGAGCCGACAACATCATCGTGGTGATGACGCATGCCTCCAAAAGCGGAGAGTCGAAACTGCTCCCCGCCTGCACCCTGCCGCTGACCGGCGTAGCCTGCATTAAACGCGTGCTTACCGATCTGGCGCTACTGGAAATTGCCGACGGCGCGTTCATTCTGCGTGAGCGTGCGCCGGGCATCAGTGTGGATGAGATTGTCGCCAGAACCGCCGGCAAGCTGATCGTTCCCGAAAATGTCCCCGAAATGCACTTTAGCTGA
- a CDS encoding D,D-dipeptide ABC transporter permease: protein MMLTQETPTAPQTTRRRTDWAKLFWMMKSSPLTMVGGVIIVLILLLMVLSPWLTPYDPNAINLSARLLPPSAAHWFGTDEVGRDLFSRVLVGSQQSVVAGLVVVGIAGGLGSLLGCLSGVMGGRADAIIMRIMDIMLSIPSLVLTMALAAALGPSLFNAMLAIAIVRIPFYVRLARGQTLVVRQFTYVQAARTYGASRWHLISWHILRNSLPPLIVQASLDIGSAILMAATLGFIGLGAQQPSAEWGAMVAIGRNYVLDQWWYCAFPGAAILITAVGFNLFGDGIRDLLDPKAGGKQS, encoded by the coding sequence ATGATGCTCACACAAGAAACGCCGACCGCCCCTCAGACAACACGCCGCCGCACGGACTGGGCTAAACTGTTCTGGATGATGAAAAGCAGCCCACTGACGATGGTTGGCGGGGTCATCATTGTACTGATACTACTGCTAATGGTGCTGTCGCCGTGGCTAACCCCTTACGATCCCAATGCTATCAATTTGAGTGCACGTCTGCTACCCCCGTCAGCCGCGCACTGGTTTGGTACCGATGAAGTTGGCCGCGATCTGTTCAGTCGCGTTTTGGTGGGAAGTCAGCAGTCGGTCGTTGCGGGGCTGGTGGTGGTGGGTATTGCCGGAGGATTGGGTTCGCTGCTGGGGTGTCTGTCTGGCGTCATGGGCGGACGTGCCGATGCGATTATTATGCGGATAATGGACATTATGCTGTCTATTCCCTCGCTGGTGCTGACGATGGCGCTGGCCGCCGCGCTGGGTCCAAGCCTGTTTAACGCCATGCTGGCGATTGCCATCGTACGTATTCCGTTTTATGTGCGCCTCGCCCGCGGTCAAACGTTAGTGGTGCGCCAGTTTACCTATGTGCAGGCCGCACGAACCTACGGGGCTTCACGCTGGCATTTGATTAGCTGGCACATTTTACGTAACTCTCTGCCGCCGCTCATTGTGCAGGCGTCGCTGGACATCGGCAGCGCGATCCTGATGGCCGCCACGCTCGGGTTTATTGGTCTGGGTGCACAGCAGCCCAGTGCTGAATGGGGGGCGATGGTCGCAATTGGCCGCAACTACGTGCTTGATCAGTGGTGGTATTGCGCTTTTCCTGGCGCCGCCATTCTGATTACCGCCGTGGGTTTTAATCTCTTTGGCGATGGTATTCGCGATCTGCTGGATCCGAAAGCCGGAGGAAAACAGTCATGA
- a CDS encoding ABC transporter ATP-binding protein codes for MTQPVLEIEDLHLSFPGYKADVHALNHVSLHINRGEIVGVVGESGSGKSVTAMLTMRLLPEGSYHIHQGRVSLLGEDVLNASEKQMRQWRGARVAMIFQEPMTALNPTRRIGQQMVEVIRHHQALSRTDARQKAIALLDEMQIPDASEVMKRFPFELSGGMRQRVMIALAFSCEPELIIADEPTTALDVTVQLQVLRLLKLKARASGTAVLFISHDMAVVSQLCDRLYVMYAGSVIESGPTQTVIQRPTHPYSIGLLKCAPEHGEPRALLPAIPGTVPNLTCLPAGCAFRERCFAAGPRCEETPALSSQGGADQQSACWYPQLETTHV; via the coding sequence ATGACACAACCTGTGCTGGAAATTGAAGATTTGCATCTGAGTTTCCCCGGCTATAAAGCTGACGTGCATGCGCTGAACCATGTATCGCTGCATATCAACCGCGGAGAAATCGTTGGCGTGGTGGGTGAATCCGGTTCCGGTAAGTCCGTGACGGCTATGCTCACCATGCGTTTGTTGCCGGAGGGAAGCTATCATATTCACCAGGGGCGCGTTTCGCTGCTGGGTGAAGATGTGCTCAACGCCAGCGAGAAGCAAATGCGCCAATGGCGCGGCGCACGTGTGGCGATGATCTTTCAGGAACCCATGACGGCGCTGAATCCGACCCGACGTATAGGTCAGCAAATGGTGGAAGTTATTCGCCATCATCAGGCGTTAAGCCGCACGGATGCTCGTCAGAAAGCCATCGCTTTACTCGACGAAATGCAAATCCCGGACGCGTCGGAAGTCATGAAACGTTTCCCGTTTGAGCTTTCCGGCGGGATGCGTCAGCGGGTAATGATTGCCCTGGCCTTTTCGTGCGAGCCGGAGCTTATCATTGCCGATGAACCGACCACCGCGCTGGACGTCACGGTACAACTGCAGGTGCTGCGTTTGCTGAAGTTAAAAGCGCGCGCCAGCGGGACAGCCGTATTATTTATCAGCCATGATATGGCGGTGGTTTCACAGTTATGCGATCGGTTATACGTCATGTATGCCGGGAGTGTGATTGAGAGTGGCCCGACGCAAACTGTTATTCAACGCCCAACGCATCCCTATTCCATTGGTCTACTGAAATGCGCGCCGGAACACGGTGAGCCACGCGCATTACTGCCCGCAATTCCCGGTACCGTGCCGAACTTAACCTGTTTACCGGCCGGATGCGCATTTCGCGAGCGCTGCTTTGCCGCTGGCCCACGTTGTGAAGAAACGCCTGCGTTAAGCAGTCAGGGAGGCGCGGATCAACAATCTGCCTGCTGGTATCCGCAACTGGAGACAACACATGTCTGA
- a CDS encoding ABC transporter permease: MTFWSILRQRCWGLILVVIGVCVITFIISHLIPGDPARLLAGDRASDEIVENIRQQLGLNQPLYVQFFRYVSDIFHGDLGISIRTGRPVLDELRIFFPATLELAFCSLLLALIIGIPLGILSAVWRNRWLDHLVRLMAITGISTPAFWLGLGVIVLFYGHLQILPGGGRLDDWLDPPAHVTGFYLIDALLEGNGEVFFNALQHLILPSLTLAFVHLGIVARQIRSAMLEQLSEDYIRTARASGLPGWYIVLCYALPNALIPSITVLGLALGDLLYGAVLTETVFAWPGMGAWVVTSIQALDFPAVMGFAVVVSFAYVLVNLVVDLLYLWIDPRIGRGGAQ, encoded by the coding sequence ATGACGTTCTGGAGTATTTTACGCCAGCGATGCTGGGGACTTATTCTGGTGGTTATCGGTGTTTGCGTAATCACCTTTATTATTTCACACCTGATACCAGGCGACCCCGCGCGGCTGCTGGCGGGCGATCGCGCCAGCGATGAAATTGTCGAAAATATTCGCCAACAGCTGGGGCTGAATCAGCCGCTGTATGTGCAGTTTTTTCGCTATGTCAGCGACATTTTTCATGGCGATTTAGGCATCTCTATTCGCACCGGACGTCCGGTACTGGATGAGCTACGCATTTTCTTCCCCGCTACCCTTGAGCTGGCTTTCTGCTCCTTGTTGCTGGCGCTGATTATTGGGATTCCGTTAGGTATTTTATCTGCAGTATGGCGCAACCGCTGGCTTGATCACCTCGTTCGCCTGATGGCGATCACCGGCATCTCCACGCCTGCATTCTGGCTGGGGCTGGGGGTTATCGTGCTGTTTTATGGGCATCTGCAAATTTTACCCGGCGGCGGGCGTTTAGACGACTGGCTGGATCCGCCTGCTCACGTTACCGGGTTCTATCTGATAGATGCACTGCTGGAAGGCAATGGCGAAGTCTTTTTCAATGCGCTTCAGCACCTGATCCTGCCATCACTGACGCTGGCATTTGTGCACCTGGGGATTGTCGCTCGCCAGATTCGCTCCGCCATGCTTGAGCAACTGAGTGAAGATTACATTCGTACCGCTCGCGCCAGCGGGCTGCCGGGCTGGTACATCGTATTGTGTTACGCGTTGCCTAATGCGCTCATCCCCTCGATAACCGTTCTCGGCCTGGCATTAGGCGATCTGCTCTACGGCGCGGTGCTGACTGAAACGGTCTTCGCCTGGCCAGGCATGGGCGCGTGGGTGGTGACGTCGATTCAGGCGCTCGACTTCCCGGCGGTAATGGGATTTGCCGTAGTGGTCTCTTTCGCCTATGTGCTGGTTAACCTGGTGGTGGATTTGCTCTATTTGTGGATAGACCCACGAATTGGACGTGGAGGCGCACAATGA